A window of the Blastopirellula sediminis genome harbors these coding sequences:
- a CDS encoding outer membrane protein assembly factor BamB family protein, which yields MTEPVDTSQGSEDSTTPDRAPRMIPPLRTWLLCGLFLLLAIFGQSVTELGDGPLAGLRGAAPIVFDGAVGNVMTLIGAFFFVATPMIWFALFSGYDIYVRIAPIIFSLTVVGIFFIFFKIQHVDGEMKPKFAYRFAPVADQRLGELEGDGGGEGLSTKTTEHDFPQFLGPDRNLVVAGPNLSDWNANPPQEVWRRPIGAGWSSFSVVGDLAYTMEQRGPSEYVSCYRVADGEPVWTFKHDARHETVLGYVGPRATPLIHNGKVYAVGATAKFFCLDAATGKLQWEHDLLAEFDATVAQAEAITNWGRSSSPLLYPGKERELIILPAGGPTREESTSLVAYDAESGEKVWTGGKEPISYASVNLFQLGDETEAIIVNESSVAGHNPETGEQLWITPWPGSSAGAASCSQAVDIGDGKILVTKGYAIGAKVFLIEKGADGKYAVNDIWEDNRLLKTKFTNVAIKDGYIYGLNDGILECVTAEDGDRQWRERGFGHGQLLMVGDKLLVMTEDGELVLVDATPDGYHEAGRIQALESEISPNWNNLCITGDLLLVRNAEQAACYRLATEEKP from the coding sequence ATGACCGAACCGGTCGACACAAGTCAAGGAAGCGAAGATTCGACCACCCCGGATCGGGCGCCACGGATGATTCCGCCGCTACGAACCTGGCTGCTGTGCGGCTTGTTCCTGCTGCTCGCCATTTTCGGCCAGTCGGTCACGGAACTGGGAGACGGTCCGCTCGCCGGCCTGCGCGGCGCCGCGCCGATTGTGTTTGACGGCGCGGTCGGCAACGTGATGACCTTGATCGGCGCCTTTTTCTTCGTCGCCACGCCGATGATCTGGTTCGCCCTTTTCAGCGGTTACGACATCTACGTCCGCATCGCGCCGATTATCTTCTCGCTCACCGTGGTCGGCATCTTCTTCATCTTCTTCAAGATCCAGCATGTCGACGGCGAGATGAAGCCGAAGTTCGCCTATCGCTTTGCGCCAGTCGCCGACCAAAGGCTGGGCGAGCTGGAAGGGGATGGCGGCGGCGAAGGGCTCAGCACGAAGACGACCGAGCATGACTTTCCGCAGTTCCTGGGCCCCGATCGCAACCTGGTCGTGGCCGGTCCGAATCTGAGCGATTGGAACGCCAATCCGCCGCAGGAAGTTTGGCGACGTCCGATTGGCGCCGGTTGGTCGAGCTTTTCCGTGGTCGGCGATCTCGCCTACACGATGGAACAGCGCGGCCCGAGCGAATATGTCTCCTGCTACCGCGTTGCTGATGGGGAGCCGGTTTGGACCTTCAAGCATGACGCGCGGCATGAGACGGTCCTCGGCTACGTCGGACCGCGGGCGACTCCTCTGATCCACAACGGCAAGGTCTACGCCGTCGGCGCGACCGCCAAGTTCTTCTGTCTGGATGCGGCGACCGGCAAGCTGCAGTGGGAGCATGACCTGCTTGCCGAGTTTGACGCGACCGTTGCGCAGGCCGAAGCGATTACGAATTGGGGACGATCGAGTTCACCGCTGCTCTACCCAGGGAAAGAACGCGAGTTGATCATCCTGCCGGCCGGCGGTCCGACGCGTGAAGAGTCGACGTCGCTCGTCGCCTACGACGCCGAGAGCGGCGAAAAAGTCTGGACCGGCGGCAAGGAGCCGATCAGCTACGCCTCGGTGAATCTGTTCCAGCTGGGTGACGAAACGGAAGCGATCATCGTCAACGAAAGCAGCGTCGCAGGGCACAATCCGGAAACCGGCGAGCAGCTCTGGATCACCCCGTGGCCTGGCAGTTCGGCCGGCGCCGCGAGTTGCTCGCAAGCGGTCGACATCGGCGACGGCAAGATCTTGGTGACCAAAGGTTACGCGATCGGCGCGAAAGTCTTTTTGATCGAAAAGGGCGCCGACGGCAAGTACGCGGTCAACGACATCTGGGAAGATAATCGTCTGTTGAAAACGAAGTTCACCAACGTCGCGATCAAAGATGGCTACATCTACGGCCTGAACGACGGCATCCTCGAATGCGTCACGGCCGAAGATGGCGATCGCCAATGGCGCGAGCGCGGCTTTGGTCACGGCCAGCTGCTGATGGTCGGCGACAAGCTATTGGTGATGACCGAAGATGGCGAACTGGTCCTGGTCGATGCGACCCCGGACGGTTATCACGAAGCAGGACGCATCCAGGCGCTGGAAAGCGAGATCTCGCCGAACTGGAACAACCTCTGCATCACCGGCGATTTGCTGCTGGTCCGCAACGCGGAGCAAGCGGCCTGTTATCGGTTGGCGACCGAAGAAAAACCGTAG
- a CDS encoding anthranilate synthase component I family protein: MNDPAPVIVPLPNFDVVAAWEKLREAPRCLFLDSALQHVRLGRYSFLTADPWAWFVEQEGSLPEIAALLKQFETPTIAGLPPFQGGAAGLFGYEFGAAFEGVAPAEYDEFSLPQLAIGFYDVVIGVDHASGDAWLISQGFPETNKKKRKVRAQQRADQFLHWLQVGVSPEEAKRTKTPSPLSADKLAPQFATPHAGVTSSFSQSAYLAAVERSVEYVRAGDIFQVNLSQRLLHPAVTDPATLYRSLRTCNAAPFASYFDMDDATLLSASPERFVQVRGRKVETRPIKGTRRRSGRPEWDMYAGGDLLASEKDRAENIMIVDLMRNDLSRVCQDESVAVTELCVLEQYATVQHLVSTIVANLRDDASPIDLLPAAFPGGSITGAPKIRAMQIIAELEPTVRGPYCGSLGYMGLDGTIDLNILIRTVTAARGWWQFPVGGGLVVQSDPQREYEETWHKAAGILQAIAALS, translated from the coding sequence ATGAACGACCCTGCGCCGGTGATCGTGCCGCTCCCCAATTTCGACGTCGTCGCCGCGTGGGAAAAGCTGCGCGAAGCGCCCCGCTGTTTGTTCCTCGACAGCGCGCTGCAGCATGTACGCCTTGGCCGGTATAGCTTTCTAACGGCTGATCCCTGGGCGTGGTTTGTCGAGCAGGAAGGTAGCCTGCCAGAGATCGCCGCACTGCTCAAACAGTTCGAGACGCCGACGATCGCCGGCTTGCCGCCGTTTCAGGGTGGCGCCGCAGGCTTGTTCGGCTACGAGTTTGGCGCCGCCTTTGAAGGGGTTGCGCCCGCGGAGTACGACGAGTTCTCGCTACCGCAGTTGGCGATCGGCTTTTACGACGTGGTGATCGGCGTGGATCATGCCAGCGGCGACGCCTGGTTGATCTCGCAAGGGTTTCCCGAGACGAACAAAAAGAAGCGGAAAGTACGGGCTCAACAGCGGGCCGATCAGTTCCTCCATTGGCTACAAGTGGGCGTTTCGCCGGAAGAAGCGAAGCGAACCAAAACGCCGTCGCCGCTCTCGGCCGATAAGCTGGCGCCGCAGTTCGCCACGCCGCACGCCGGGGTGACCAGCAGCTTTTCGCAATCGGCGTATCTCGCCGCGGTCGAGCGGTCGGTCGAATATGTCCGGGCCGGCGACATCTTTCAGGTCAATCTGTCGCAGCGGTTGTTGCACCCGGCCGTGACTGATCCGGCGACGCTATATCGCAGCTTGCGAACCTGCAACGCGGCGCCGTTCGCCTCGTACTTTGACATGGACGATGCGACCTTGCTGAGCGCATCGCCGGAGCGATTCGTCCAGGTCCGCGGCCGGAAGGTCGAAACGCGGCCGATCAAAGGAACCCGGCGCCGCAGCGGACGCCCCGAGTGGGATATGTACGCCGGGGGCGATTTGCTGGCGAGCGAGAAAGATCGGGCCGAAAACATTATGATCGTCGACCTGATGCGCAACGACCTGTCGCGGGTTTGTCAGGACGAGAGCGTCGCGGTGACCGAGTTGTGCGTGCTGGAGCAATACGCGACGGTGCAGCATCTGGTCTCGACGATCGTCGCCAACCTGCGCGACGATGCGAGCCCGATCGATCTGCTGCCAGCCGCGTTCCCCGGCGGTTCGATCACCGGCGCCCCCAAGATCCGCGCGATGCAGATCATCGCCGAGCTCGAACCAACCGTTCGCGGCCCTTACTGCGGTTCGTTAGGATACATGGGGCTGGACGGGACGATCGACCTGAACATCCTCATTCGGACCGTCACCGCGGCTCGCGGGTGGTGGCAATTCCCAGTTGGCGGCGGACTGGTCGTCCAAAGCGATCCGCAGCGCGAATACGAAGAAACCTGGCACAAAGCGGCCGGCATCCTGCAAGCGATCGCCGCACTTTCATGA
- a CDS encoding DUF447 domain-containing protein: MERLVLESLVTTIGDDGAVNVAPMGPLVDRALTQFTLRPFQTSRTFENLHRGSPVVVHVTDDVELLAAAAIGASTAALVGPMTRCAVTGGVILQNACRWYALKVVKLDDSQDRATIECEVAASGRLRDFFGLNRAKHAVVEAAILATRVDLLPIPEIEADLEQLRPLIQKTGGAAETRAFQQICDYVAAAKAR; encoded by the coding sequence ATGGAACGTTTGGTGCTGGAGAGCCTGGTGACGACGATCGGCGATGATGGCGCGGTTAACGTCGCGCCGATGGGACCGCTGGTCGATCGCGCCTTGACGCAGTTCACGCTTCGCCCGTTTCAGACGTCGCGCACCTTTGAGAACCTCCACCGCGGTTCGCCGGTGGTGGTGCATGTGACCGACGACGTCGAATTGCTCGCGGCCGCCGCGATTGGCGCTTCGACCGCAGCGCTGGTCGGTCCGATGACGCGGTGCGCGGTAACCGGCGGCGTCATCCTGCAAAACGCGTGTCGCTGGTATGCGTTGAAAGTGGTGAAGCTGGACGACTCGCAAGATCGGGCGACGATCGAGTGCGAAGTCGCCGCGAGCGGGCGGCTGCGGGACTTTTTCGGTTTGAATCGGGCGAAGCACGCGGTGGTCGAAGCGGCGATCCTGGCGACCCGCGTCGATTTATTGCCGATTCCAGAAATTGAGGCCGACCTAGAGCAGCTTCGCCCTTTGATCCAAAAGACCGGCGGCGCCGCCGAAACGCGGGCCTTTCAGCAGATTTGCGACTACGTCGCAGCCGCGAAAGCGAGATAA
- a CDS encoding anthranilate synthase component II yields the protein MILVIDNYDSFVNNLARYFRLWSQETIVVRNDAIDLESIRELDPDAIVLSPGPCTPDEAGVSLEVVREFVCTTPMLGVCLGHQTIAQALGGKVVRSFEPMHGRASIIRHDHDPLFAGMPDSIRVGRYHSLIVEQKTLPTCLRTIAAAEDRSIMAFRHLTRPVYGVQFHPESILTEQGFAMIGNFLKTVEIEARMRSNVPSDAAPSTPPDQFSTDVPFYY from the coding sequence ATGATCCTGGTCATCGACAACTACGACAGCTTCGTCAACAACCTGGCTCGGTATTTTCGCCTCTGGAGCCAGGAGACGATCGTCGTGCGCAATGATGCGATCGACCTGGAAAGCATCCGCGAGTTGGATCCCGACGCGATCGTCTTGTCGCCGGGACCATGTACTCCGGACGAAGCCGGCGTTTCGCTCGAAGTGGTCCGCGAGTTCGTCTGCACGACGCCGATGCTGGGAGTTTGCCTTGGCCATCAAACGATCGCGCAGGCGCTCGGCGGCAAGGTAGTACGCTCGTTTGAGCCGATGCACGGCCGCGCGTCGATCATCCGGCATGATCATGATCCGCTGTTTGCCGGAATGCCCGACTCGATTCGCGTCGGGCGGTATCATTCGCTGATCGTCGAACAAAAGACGCTGCCGACCTGCCTTCGAACGATCGCCGCGGCCGAAGATCGCTCGATCATGGCGTTTCGGCATTTGACGCGACCGGTCTACGGCGTGCAGTTTCATCCCGAGTCGATCCTGACCGAGCAGGGCTTCGCGATGATCGGCAACTTTTTGAAGACGGTCGAGATCGAAGCTCGCATGCGGAGTAACGTTCCGAGTGATGCGGCGCCGAGTACGCCCCCGGATCAGTTTTCGACCGACGTTCCTTTCTACTACTAG
- a CDS encoding PVC-type heme-binding CxxCH protein encodes MPRLRLLLLTLALQTSLAAACFAVEEAAGISVPEGFRATLFADDDLAHDIYSMTLDAEGRVVVAGAGYVKTLHDDDGDGVADRATLFSDVPRSGAHGMAFRGTDLYCTGDLGLLKLSDADGDGKADGEPEVLAQGRHPEHGVNGVVFGADGWIYVICGNDANIFERHVTSPHSPVEHPKTGTIFRVDPKTNMSEVVAHGFRNPYDFAFDAAGRMFTVDADGERDQHLPWYAPNRLFDIGVAQHHGWVLHGWQRSWNRPQSFFDSRARAVEVGRGSPTGVETYRHYAFPEKYNHGVFSQCWTLGRVYFFPLQENGGGYEATQETFLATTGAAGLAPVDMVIGKSGEMYVAIGGRGTRGSVFKIEYVAEQAKRQLPTEPLDQVLTAPQPQMAWSYAEWAPKAKALGREAFVAAALDEHRATAQRVRAIEVITEFLGGLQDGAEVDKLLGAKDDAVAARAIWSVACRRDEVCPPKFYRLTYHQSPRVRRAAWEAIASAAKFDAAVERCNWDSLQDPDRNVRSAALYAAERVLEKQPAAKINVEPSIAAIWTKASVGNATSDEIVAVIHQAVDRLETAKTEHEQEDAIRVVQIALGDITAEQVDPDVYAGYSPGRPRTAPLTMWDQLASKLDPIFPVGKPTVDTEIARTLAMIEQPAPNFVAEVGQFWTEDSTVEEDLHYLFCLSRIPGERSPEVVAAEAKAWLALHEKIADQRMTISQNWSLRVGEAFSAELQQTPQLAAAMLASDNFGMLEHSLFASYFTPEQQTAAATKIVDENDIEDITESWPDAMMPLVDKLPEAERLEVLRIRWDDFNMRHAVLARLGAARKEEDRPRFIESLLSASPQSVLLAAQILAEMPKENVSEDELLAAMKGLRSACMPGQPPEQSAAIAKLLAYWTNDASTNPNDPMGNLAEAYQGWFDWFAAKYPARNKELFAYAADEASWKTRLADVDWASGSAQRGEAIFAARGCKQCHASTGRLGPGLDNITGRFRQFDLFMAIVDPNRDVSPLFHTTQFMTRSGKSFIGTVVYESPAGTLIQTGPGVTERILEDEIVVRRPSRQSMMPVGLLNGVDDQGLADLYAYLQSLRTK; translated from the coding sequence ATGCCCCGACTACGCCTGTTGCTGCTCACGCTCGCCCTCCAGACTTCGCTCGCCGCGGCGTGCTTTGCGGTGGAAGAAGCGGCCGGAATCTCGGTTCCGGAAGGGTTCCGTGCGACGTTGTTCGCCGATGACGATCTGGCGCACGACATCTACTCGATGACGCTCGACGCTGAAGGACGCGTCGTTGTGGCCGGGGCCGGCTATGTGAAGACGCTGCATGATGACGACGGCGACGGCGTGGCTGATCGGGCGACCTTGTTCTCTGACGTTCCCCGCAGCGGCGCCCATGGCATGGCGTTCCGCGGGACTGATTTGTATTGCACCGGCGACCTCGGCCTCTTGAAGTTGAGCGACGCCGATGGGGACGGCAAAGCGGATGGCGAGCCGGAAGTCCTCGCCCAAGGTCGTCATCCCGAACATGGCGTCAACGGCGTTGTTTTTGGGGCCGACGGTTGGATCTATGTGATCTGCGGCAACGACGCGAACATTTTCGAGCGTCACGTCACGTCGCCTCACTCGCCGGTCGAACATCCCAAGACCGGCACGATCTTCCGCGTCGATCCGAAGACGAACATGTCGGAAGTGGTCGCCCACGGCTTCCGCAATCCGTACGACTTCGCCTTTGACGCCGCGGGCCGCATGTTCACCGTTGACGCGGACGGCGAACGAGATCAGCACCTGCCGTGGTACGCGCCAAATCGGCTCTTCGACATCGGCGTCGCCCAGCATCATGGTTGGGTGCTGCATGGTTGGCAGCGGAGCTGGAATCGCCCGCAGTCGTTCTTCGACAGCCGCGCTCGCGCGGTCGAAGTGGGCCGCGGTTCGCCGACCGGGGTCGAGACCTATCGTCACTACGCGTTTCCCGAAAAGTACAACCACGGCGTCTTCAGCCAATGCTGGACCCTCGGCCGCGTCTACTTCTTTCCGCTGCAGGAAAACGGCGGAGGTTACGAAGCGACGCAAGAAACCTTCCTGGCGACGACCGGCGCCGCGGGTCTTGCTCCGGTCGATATGGTCATCGGCAAAAGCGGCGAAATGTACGTCGCGATCGGCGGTCGCGGTACCCGCGGCAGCGTCTTTAAAATCGAATACGTCGCCGAACAGGCCAAACGCCAACTGCCGACCGAGCCGCTTGATCAGGTCCTGACCGCGCCGCAGCCGCAAATGGCCTGGTCGTACGCCGAGTGGGCGCCCAAGGCGAAAGCGCTGGGACGCGAAGCGTTTGTCGCCGCTGCGCTTGACGAACACCGCGCAACCGCCCAGCGCGTTCGCGCGATCGAAGTGATCACCGAATTCCTCGGCGGACTGCAGGATGGCGCCGAAGTCGACAAGCTGCTGGGCGCCAAAGACGACGCCGTCGCCGCGCGAGCGATTTGGAGCGTCGCATGCCGCCGTGACGAGGTTTGCCCGCCGAAGTTCTACCGTTTGACCTATCACCAGTCGCCGCGCGTGCGCCGCGCCGCCTGGGAAGCGATCGCATCGGCTGCAAAGTTTGACGCTGCGGTCGAGCGCTGCAATTGGGACTCGCTGCAAGATCCAGATCGCAACGTCCGCAGCGCGGCGCTCTATGCGGCGGAACGCGTGCTTGAAAAACAGCCGGCAGCCAAGATCAACGTCGAACCGTCGATCGCTGCGATCTGGACGAAGGCCTCCGTCGGGAACGCTACCTCCGACGAGATCGTCGCCGTGATTCATCAAGCGGTCGATCGGCTCGAAACGGCGAAGACCGAGCACGAACAAGAGGACGCCATCCGCGTGGTGCAGATCGCGCTGGGGGACATCACCGCCGAACAGGTCGACCCGGACGTCTACGCCGGCTATTCGCCAGGACGTCCGCGGACGGCGCCGCTGACGATGTGGGACCAGCTGGCCAGCAAGCTCGATCCGATCTTCCCGGTCGGTAAGCCAACCGTCGATACCGAAATTGCCCGTACGCTGGCGATGATCGAACAACCGGCGCCCAACTTCGTCGCCGAGGTCGGGCAGTTCTGGACCGAGGATTCGACCGTCGAAGAAGATTTGCACTACCTCTTCTGCTTGTCGCGGATCCCTGGCGAGCGTTCGCCGGAAGTCGTCGCCGCCGAAGCGAAAGCGTGGCTCGCGCTGCACGAAAAGATCGCCGACCAGCGCATGACGATCAGCCAGAACTGGTCGCTCCGCGTCGGCGAAGCTTTTTCGGCCGAACTGCAGCAAACGCCGCAACTGGCCGCGGCGATGCTCGCCAGCGACAACTTTGGCATGCTCGAACATTCCCTCTTCGCATCGTACTTTACGCCGGAGCAGCAAACGGCCGCGGCGACCAAGATCGTCGACGAGAACGACATCGAAGACATCACCGAAAGCTGGCCCGACGCGATGATGCCGCTGGTCGACAAGCTGCCGGAAGCAGAGCGGCTGGAAGTATTGCGTATTCGCTGGGACGACTTCAACATGCGGCATGCGGTGTTGGCTCGCTTGGGCGCGGCCCGCAAGGAAGAGGATCGTCCGCGGTTCATCGAGTCGCTGTTGTCGGCCAGCCCGCAGTCGGTTCTGCTCGCCGCCCAGATCCTGGCCGAGATGCCGAAGGAGAACGTCTCGGAAGACGAACTGCTCGCCGCGATGAAGGGGCTTCGCTCGGCTTGCATGCCGGGACAACCGCCGGAACAAAGTGCGGCGATCGCCAAGCTGCTCGCCTATTGGACCAACGACGCGTCGACCAACCCGAACGATCCGATGGGGAACCTGGCCGAAGCGTATCAAGGTTGGTTCGATTGGTTCGCCGCCAAGTATCCGGCGCGGAATAAAGAGCTGTTCGCCTACGCCGCCGACGAAGCGAGCTGGAAAACCCGCCTGGCCGACGTCGATTGGGCTTCCGGCAGCGCCCAGCGCGGGGAAGCGATCTTCGCCGCGCGCGGCTGCAAACAGTGCCATGCGTCGACCGGCCGACTAGGTCCGGGCCTCGACAACATCACCGGCCGATTCCGCCAATTCGACTTGTTCATGGCGATCGTCGACCCGAATCGGGACGTTTCTCCCTTGTTCCATACGACGCAGTTCATGACCCGCTCCGGCAAGAGCTTTATCGGAACGGTCGTCTACGAATCGCCGGCCGGCACGCTGATTCAGACCGGTCCTGGCGTCACCGAACGGATCCTGGAAGACGAAATCGTCGTTCGCCGCCCCAGCCGCCAATCGATGATGCCGGTCGGTTTGCTGAACGGGGTCGACGACCAGGGGTTGGCCGATTTGTACGCCTATCTACAATCATTGCGTACCAAGTAA
- a CDS encoding SDR family NAD(P)-dependent oxidoreductase — MPDLTGKIAVVTGSSSGIGRATALRLAACGASVVVHAAKNRSGASEVCDEIRRLGGNAEAIFCDFRDAADRLRFVEAAWNVWGGVDCWVNNAGADVLTGADKELSFADKLKLLWQVDVESTIELSREVGRRMIDQQRAGAAIVNIGWDQSERGMEGESGEMFAATKSAITAFSRSLARSLAPQVRVNVVAPGWIKTSWGETASDVWSRRAIAESLLQRWGTPDDVAAAIAFLVSPESAFITGHVLPVNGGLNHSHLPERGQ; from the coding sequence ATGCCCGATTTGACCGGAAAAATCGCCGTCGTTACCGGCTCGTCCAGCGGAATTGGACGTGCTACGGCGCTACGTCTGGCGGCCTGTGGCGCCAGCGTCGTAGTTCACGCGGCGAAAAACCGGTCCGGCGCGAGTGAGGTCTGCGACGAGATTCGCCGCTTGGGGGGGAATGCCGAGGCGATTTTCTGCGACTTCCGCGACGCCGCCGACCGCTTGCGGTTTGTCGAAGCGGCATGGAACGTTTGGGGCGGCGTTGACTGTTGGGTGAACAATGCCGGCGCCGACGTCCTGACCGGCGCAGACAAAGAGCTCTCCTTCGCCGACAAGCTAAAGCTGCTCTGGCAGGTCGACGTCGAGTCGACGATCGAGCTGTCGCGCGAAGTAGGACGACGGATGATCGACCAGCAGCGCGCTGGCGCGGCGATCGTCAACATCGGCTGGGATCAGTCGGAGCGCGGCATGGAAGGGGAGAGCGGCGAGATGTTCGCCGCCACCAAGTCGGCGATCACGGCCTTCAGCCGGAGTCTGGCTCGTTCGCTCGCGCCGCAGGTGCGCGTCAATGTGGTGGCGCCGGGCTGGATTAAAACCTCGTGGGGCGAAACGGCGAGCGACGTGTGGAGTCGCCGCGCGATCGCCGAGTCGCTGCTGCAGCGGTGGGGAACGCCGGACGATGTCGCGGCGGCGATTGCGTTTCTCGTTTCGCCGGAGAGCGCGTTCATCACCGGGCACGTGCTGCCGGTTAACGGCGGGCTGAACCATTCGCATCTTCCCGAGCGGGGCCAGTAA
- a CDS encoding DUF6513 domain-containing protein codes for MSAAQIHFVTGRLAEPALRSILADLAPRIGFGYSVQTMNITVAALMTADWVAARLEVPPGSTQVMVTGYCLGDLAVIAAKAGVPVERGPKDLRLLPAYFGESNRGEDYGAYDIQIVAEINHAASFSLEDLQAEGLRLAKDGADLIDVGCDPGATWEGVADAVKALRDAGLRVSIDSLNPVEIAAAVKAGAELVLSVNSSNVAHAAEWGCEVVVIPDDPKTLAGLDETIAWLEQHGVRYRIDPILEPISFGFAESLARYVDVRRRYPAAEIFMGIGNLTELTDVDSAGVNTLLLGFCQELGIRGVLTTQVINWARTSVKECDLARRLMHYAVQQKVLPKRIEPQLVTLRDERVVYESNEDLERLAATIRDNNYRLFADGESLHLVSRDLHLTSTDPFELFAQLMVTAPTNVDPSHAFYLGFELCKALTANQLSKQYRQDESLDWGYLTQAEKLHRLARGKKSAPEEES; via the coding sequence ATGTCGGCCGCGCAAATTCATTTCGTCACCGGTCGTCTGGCCGAGCCAGCGCTGCGCTCGATCCTGGCCGATCTCGCGCCGCGGATCGGTTTTGGCTATAGCGTCCAGACGATGAACATCACCGTCGCCGCCCTGATGACCGCCGATTGGGTCGCCGCGCGGCTGGAAGTTCCCCCAGGCTCGACGCAAGTGATGGTGACCGGCTATTGCCTGGGAGATCTGGCGGTGATCGCCGCGAAGGCCGGCGTCCCGGTCGAGCGCGGGCCGAAAGATCTGCGTTTGCTCCCTGCTTACTTTGGCGAAAGCAACCGCGGCGAAGACTACGGCGCCTATGACATCCAGATCGTCGCCGAGATCAATCACGCCGCCAGCTTCTCGCTCGAAGACTTGCAGGCCGAAGGTTTGCGGCTCGCGAAAGATGGCGCCGACCTGATCGACGTCGGCTGCGATCCTGGCGCCACTTGGGAGGGCGTTGCTGACGCCGTAAAGGCGCTGCGTGACGCGGGACTGCGCGTTTCAATCGACAGTCTCAACCCGGTCGAGATCGCCGCCGCGGTAAAGGCAGGCGCCGAACTGGTTCTCTCAGTCAATTCCTCCAACGTCGCTCACGCCGCCGAGTGGGGCTGCGAAGTGGTCGTCATCCCGGACGATCCAAAAACGCTCGCCGGTTTGGACGAGACGATCGCGTGGCTCGAACAACATGGCGTTCGCTATCGCATCGATCCGATTCTGGAGCCGATCTCATTCGGGTTCGCGGAAAGTCTGGCGCGGTATGTCGATGTTCGCCGTCGTTATCCCGCGGCCGAGATCTTCATGGGAATCGGCAATCTGACCGAACTGACTGACGTCGACTCGGCCGGCGTCAACACGCTGCTCCTTGGTTTTTGCCAGGAACTGGGAATCCGGGGCGTGCTGACGACGCAGGTGATCAACTGGGCCCGGACCAGCGTGAAAGAATGCGATCTGGCCCGGCGACTGATGCATTACGCCGTTCAGCAAAAGGTATTGCCGAAGCGGATCGAACCGCAACTGGTAACGCTGCGGGACGAGCGAGTCGTCTACGAGTCGAACGAAGATCTCGAGCGACTTGCTGCGACAATCCGCGACAACAACTACCGGCTGTTCGCCGACGGCGAGTCGCTCCACTTGGTGAGTCGCGATCTGCATCTCACCTCCACCGATCCGTTTGAGCTGTTCGCCCAGCTGATGGTAACGGCGCCGACCAACGTCGACCCGTCGCACGCGTTTTACCTTGGCTTTGAGCTCTGCAAGGCGCTGACCGCCAACCAACTGAGCAAACAATATCGCCAGGACGAATCGCTCGATTGGGGCTATCTGACGCAAGCGGAAAAGCTCCACCGCTTGGCTCGCGGTAAGAAGAGTGCGCCGGAGGAAGAGTCATGA